Proteins encoded by one window of Antechinus flavipes isolate AdamAnt ecotype Samford, QLD, Australia chromosome 4, AdamAnt_v2, whole genome shotgun sequence:
- the LOC127563072 gene encoding zinc finger protein 665-like isoform X2, which translates to MEAGAALEAGALVLRDRAHSQALALPQNGTTESEVGVTFGFLTAKIQESVTFKDVAVDFTWEEWEHLDPAQRDLYRNVMLENYENLVSVGIPVSTMDMVSLFEKREAPWMPEGEVSSGTCPDSHNEKTNFEPKDSNPRQAFRVGISSKIRLGKDTEDWRYKIREAGEGDVKIEELKPTQEGQWRQEIVTPRTVYNQVHAPQHSARNVIFVSDLVATSKGIMGENLYKYKSLGKNFRGDFPYLITYDSFSLRKELFKYTKCKRPFSYHSDLIKFHRIHAGEKRHEQNEWGKFSDRRLDSIEHQKIHSGEKYNKYKDEKVFGHRGSLNKHNVIYARENFIAYNGYGKAFSDEILTSPLRIHTGEKISESNESEKTFSVRGINNRGKSFVYDEYGISKRESFIMQQSIHDEKKPFAYNKYGIGFQNSISLSSYQKTHAGETLFGYNEFRKDFKKNGNLTTQQGIHIEEKPFACHECGKCFRQSAYLVIHRRTHTGEKPFTCNECGKTFTQKASLITHHRTHTGERPFICSECGKTFTQRANLITHHRTHTGEKPFACSECKKTFTQKSSLITHYRTHTRERLFACNDCGIAFTQKANLVAHRRIHTREKPLASNSRGKGPQKKRLTHQGTHTGEKPFTCSECGISFRYKVNLSIHQRIHTGEKPFACRECGKGFRQSAHLNTHQRTHTGEKPFACNECGKSFTQRSNLNSHQRTHTQEKLFACNQCGKTFTQKGSLVTHQKTHTREKQFICNECGTGFLHRVSFIVHKRIHTGEKPYICNECGKGFRQSGHLMIHQRTHTGERPFSCNECGKTFTQRSNLTSHQRTHTGEKLFACNECGRAFTQKGSLVTHQRTHTGEKQFVCNECGTSFLHRVTLIIHKRTHTGEKPYACHECGKGFRQSGHLITHQRTHTGEKPFICNECGKTFTQRANLTSHKRNHAGNKRFTCNECGKTFTQKANLNTHRKTHAKEMHNERERSFTQRLNLNSYHRILTG; encoded by the exons GAATTCCTGTCTCTACAATGGACATGGTCTCTCTTTTTGAGAAGCGAGAGGCGCCATGGATGCCAGAGGGAGAAGTCTCCAGTGGCACATGTCCAG attcccATAATGAGAAGACCAACTTTGAACCCAAAGATTCAAATCCAAGGCAGGCCTTTCGCGTGGGAATATCATCCAAGATAAGACTGGGCAAGGATACAGAAGATTGGCGTTACAAGATAAGAGAAGCAGGTGAAGGTGATGTTAAGATAGAGGAGCTGAAGCCCACCCAAGAGGGACAGTGGAGACAAGAAATAGTCACTCCCAGAACAGTGTACAATCAAGTACATGCACCTCAACATAGTGCTCGAAATGTTATTTTTGTGTCAGACTTGGTTGCGACATCCAAAGGGATAATGGGAGAAAATCTATACAAATATAAGTCCCTTGGAAAGAATTTCAGGGGTGATTTTCCTTACTTAATTACATATGATTCATTCTCCCTCcgaaaagaactttttaaatatacCAAATGCAAAAGACCCTTTAGTTACCATTCAGACTTAATTAAATTTCATAGAATTCACGCTGGAGAAAAACGACATGAACAAAATGAATGGGGAAAATTCTCTGATAGAAGGTTAGATAGTATtgaacatcagaaaattcatagtGGGGAGAAATACAACAAATATAAAGATGAGAAAGTTTTTGGCCATAGGGGAAGTTTGAATAAACATAATGTAATTTATGCTAGAGAGAATTTCATTGCATATAATGGATATGGGAAAGCTTTCAGTGATGAAATCCTTACTTCACCTCTAAGGATTCACACTGGGGAGAAAATCTCTGAATCTAATGAAAGTGAGAAAACTTTCAGTGTGAGGGGAATTAATAATAGAGGGAAATCCTTTGTGTATGATGAATATGGCATAAGCAAAAGGGAATCATTTATTATGCAACaaagtattcatgatgaaaagaaaccctttgcatataataaatatggaatAGGCTTCCAAAACAGCATAAGCCTTAGTTCCTATCAGAAAACTCATGCTGGAGAGACACTTTTTGGATATAATGAATTTAGGAAAGACTTcaaaaagaatgggaatcttACCACACAGCAGGGAATTCATATTGAAGAGAAACCCTTTGCATGTCATGAGTGTGGGAAATGCTTCAGACAGAGTGCATATCTTGTTATCCATCGGAGAACtcatacaggagagaaaccttttacATGTAATGAGTGTGGGAAAACTTTTACCCAAAAGGCAAGCCTTATTACTCATCACAGGACTCATACTGGAGAGAGACCCTTTATatgtagtgaatgtgggaaaacttttaCACAAAGGGCAAATCTTATTACTCATCACAGgactcatactggagagaaaccctttgcaTGCAGTGAATGTAAGAAGACCTTTACTCAGAAATCAAGCCTTATTACTCATTACAGAACTCATACTAGAGAGAGACTCTTTGCATGTAATGATTGTGGGATTGCCTTTACCCAAAAGGCAAACCTTGTTGCTCATAGAAGAATTCATACCAGAGAGAAACCGTTAGCTTCTAATTCACGTGGGAAAGGCCCTCAAAAGAAAAGACTTACCCATCAGGGgactcatactggagagaaaccctttacATGTAGTGAATGTGGAATAAGCTTCCGATACAAAGTAAACCTTAGTatccatcagagaattcatacaggAGAGAAACCCTTTGCATGTCGTGAATGTGGGAAAGGCTTCAGGCAGAGTGCACACCTTAATACCCATCAGAGAACTCATACAGGAGAGAAACCCTTTgcatgtaatgaatgtgggaaaagcTTTACCCAAAGGTCAAACCTTAATAGCCATCAGCGAACTCATACTCAAGAGAAACTCTTTGCATGTAATCAATGTGGGAAAACCTTTACCCAAAAAGGAAGCCTTGTTACTCATCAAAAGACTCATACTAGAGAAAAACAGTTtatatgtaatgaatgtggaacaGGTTTCCTACATAGAGTAAGTTTTATTGTTcataagagaattcatactggagagaaaccatatatATGTAATGAGTGTGGAAAAGGCTTCAGACAGAGTGGACACCTCATGATCCATCAGAGGACTCATACTGGAGAGAGACCCTTTTCTtgcaatgaatgtgggaaaaccttTACCCAAAGATCAAACCTTACTAGCCATCAGAGgactcatactggagagaaactttttgcatgtaatgaatgtgggagaGCATTTACCCAAAAGGGAAGCCTTGTTACTCATCAGAGAACACATACTGGAGAGAAACAGTTTGTATGTAATGAGTGTGGGACAAGTTTCCTTCACCGAGTGACCCTTATTATCCATAAGAGaactcatactggagagaaaccatatgcATGTCATGAATGTGGGAAAGGCTTCAGACAGAGTGGACACCTCATTACCCATCAAAGaactcatactggagaaaaaccctttATCTGTAACGAATGTGGGAAAACCTTTACACAAAGGGCAAACCTTACCAGCCATAAGAGAAACCATGCTGGAAACAAGCGCTTtacatgtaatgaatgtgggaaaacttttaCCCAAAAGGCAAACCTTAATACACATCGGAAAACTCATGCTAAAGAGATGCATAATGAAAGGGAGAGATCTTTTACTCAGAGGCTGAACCTTAATAGCTATCATAGAATTTTGACAGGATAA
- the LOC127563072 gene encoding zinc finger protein 665-like isoform X3, giving the protein MLENYENLVSVGIPVSTMDMVSLFEKREAPWMPEGEVSSGTCPDSHNEKTNFEPKDSNPRQAFRVGISSKIRLGKDTEDWRYKIREAGEGDVKIEELKPTQEGQWRQEIVTPRTVYNQVHAPQHSARNVIFVSDLVATSKGIMGENLYKYKSLGKNFRGDFPYLITYDSFSLRKELFKYTKCKRPFSYHSDLIKFHRIHAGEKRHEQNEWGKFSDRRLDSIEHQKIHSGEKYNKYKDEKVFGHRGSLNKHNVIYARENFIAYNGYGKAFSDEILTSPLRIHTGEKISESNESEKTFSVRGINNRGKSFVYDEYGISKRESFIMQQSIHDEKKPFAYNKYGIGFQNSISLSSYQKTHAGETLFGYNEFRKDFKKNGNLTTQQGIHIEEKPFACHECGKCFRQSAYLVIHRRTHTGEKPFTCNECGKTFTQKASLITHHRTHTGERPFICSECGKTFTQRANLITHHRTHTGEKPFACSECKKTFTQKSSLITHYRTHTRERLFACNDCGIAFTQKANLVAHRRIHTREKPLASNSRGKGPQKKRLTHQGTHTGEKPFTCSECGISFRYKVNLSIHQRIHTGEKPFACRECGKGFRQSAHLNTHQRTHTGEKPFACNECGKSFTQRSNLNSHQRTHTQEKLFACNQCGKTFTQKGSLVTHQKTHTREKQFICNECGTGFLHRVSFIVHKRIHTGEKPYICNECGKGFRQSGHLMIHQRTHTGERPFSCNECGKTFTQRSNLTSHQRTHTGEKLFACNECGRAFTQKGSLVTHQRTHTGEKQFVCNECGTSFLHRVTLIIHKRTHTGEKPYACHECGKGFRQSGHLITHQRTHTGEKPFICNECGKTFTQRANLTSHKRNHAGNKRFTCNECGKTFTQKANLNTHRKTHAKEMHNERERSFTQRLNLNSYHRILTG; this is encoded by the exons GAATTCCTGTCTCTACAATGGACATGGTCTCTCTTTTTGAGAAGCGAGAGGCGCCATGGATGCCAGAGGGAGAAGTCTCCAGTGGCACATGTCCAG attcccATAATGAGAAGACCAACTTTGAACCCAAAGATTCAAATCCAAGGCAGGCCTTTCGCGTGGGAATATCATCCAAGATAAGACTGGGCAAGGATACAGAAGATTGGCGTTACAAGATAAGAGAAGCAGGTGAAGGTGATGTTAAGATAGAGGAGCTGAAGCCCACCCAAGAGGGACAGTGGAGACAAGAAATAGTCACTCCCAGAACAGTGTACAATCAAGTACATGCACCTCAACATAGTGCTCGAAATGTTATTTTTGTGTCAGACTTGGTTGCGACATCCAAAGGGATAATGGGAGAAAATCTATACAAATATAAGTCCCTTGGAAAGAATTTCAGGGGTGATTTTCCTTACTTAATTACATATGATTCATTCTCCCTCcgaaaagaactttttaaatatacCAAATGCAAAAGACCCTTTAGTTACCATTCAGACTTAATTAAATTTCATAGAATTCACGCTGGAGAAAAACGACATGAACAAAATGAATGGGGAAAATTCTCTGATAGAAGGTTAGATAGTATtgaacatcagaaaattcatagtGGGGAGAAATACAACAAATATAAAGATGAGAAAGTTTTTGGCCATAGGGGAAGTTTGAATAAACATAATGTAATTTATGCTAGAGAGAATTTCATTGCATATAATGGATATGGGAAAGCTTTCAGTGATGAAATCCTTACTTCACCTCTAAGGATTCACACTGGGGAGAAAATCTCTGAATCTAATGAAAGTGAGAAAACTTTCAGTGTGAGGGGAATTAATAATAGAGGGAAATCCTTTGTGTATGATGAATATGGCATAAGCAAAAGGGAATCATTTATTATGCAACaaagtattcatgatgaaaagaaaccctttgcatataataaatatggaatAGGCTTCCAAAACAGCATAAGCCTTAGTTCCTATCAGAAAACTCATGCTGGAGAGACACTTTTTGGATATAATGAATTTAGGAAAGACTTcaaaaagaatgggaatcttACCACACAGCAGGGAATTCATATTGAAGAGAAACCCTTTGCATGTCATGAGTGTGGGAAATGCTTCAGACAGAGTGCATATCTTGTTATCCATCGGAGAACtcatacaggagagaaaccttttacATGTAATGAGTGTGGGAAAACTTTTACCCAAAAGGCAAGCCTTATTACTCATCACAGGACTCATACTGGAGAGAGACCCTTTATatgtagtgaatgtgggaaaacttttaCACAAAGGGCAAATCTTATTACTCATCACAGgactcatactggagagaaaccctttgcaTGCAGTGAATGTAAGAAGACCTTTACTCAGAAATCAAGCCTTATTACTCATTACAGAACTCATACTAGAGAGAGACTCTTTGCATGTAATGATTGTGGGATTGCCTTTACCCAAAAGGCAAACCTTGTTGCTCATAGAAGAATTCATACCAGAGAGAAACCGTTAGCTTCTAATTCACGTGGGAAAGGCCCTCAAAAGAAAAGACTTACCCATCAGGGgactcatactggagagaaaccctttacATGTAGTGAATGTGGAATAAGCTTCCGATACAAAGTAAACCTTAGTatccatcagagaattcatacaggAGAGAAACCCTTTGCATGTCGTGAATGTGGGAAAGGCTTCAGGCAGAGTGCACACCTTAATACCCATCAGAGAACTCATACAGGAGAGAAACCCTTTgcatgtaatgaatgtgggaaaagcTTTACCCAAAGGTCAAACCTTAATAGCCATCAGCGAACTCATACTCAAGAGAAACTCTTTGCATGTAATCAATGTGGGAAAACCTTTACCCAAAAAGGAAGCCTTGTTACTCATCAAAAGACTCATACTAGAGAAAAACAGTTtatatgtaatgaatgtggaacaGGTTTCCTACATAGAGTAAGTTTTATTGTTcataagagaattcatactggagagaaaccatatatATGTAATGAGTGTGGAAAAGGCTTCAGACAGAGTGGACACCTCATGATCCATCAGAGGACTCATACTGGAGAGAGACCCTTTTCTtgcaatgaatgtgggaaaaccttTACCCAAAGATCAAACCTTACTAGCCATCAGAGgactcatactggagagaaactttttgcatgtaatgaatgtgggagaGCATTTACCCAAAAGGGAAGCCTTGTTACTCATCAGAGAACACATACTGGAGAGAAACAGTTTGTATGTAATGAGTGTGGGACAAGTTTCCTTCACCGAGTGACCCTTATTATCCATAAGAGaactcatactggagagaaaccatatgcATGTCATGAATGTGGGAAAGGCTTCAGACAGAGTGGACACCTCATTACCCATCAAAGaactcatactggagaaaaaccctttATCTGTAACGAATGTGGGAAAACCTTTACACAAAGGGCAAACCTTACCAGCCATAAGAGAAACCATGCTGGAAACAAGCGCTTtacatgtaatgaatgtgggaaaacttttaCCCAAAAGGCAAACCTTAATACACATCGGAAAACTCATGCTAAAGAGATGCATAATGAAAGGGAGAGATCTTTTACTCAGAGGCTGAACCTTAATAGCTATCATAGAATTTTGACAGGATAA